From a region of the Hymenobacter jejuensis genome:
- a CDS encoding ABC transporter ATP-binding protein, translating into MSLWEIIRRLYPYVLPYKRLVLSTLLLTLVGSLAAQVNPFVLRYTVDTVQGLLDAHKGLAQGLDLLIVVSALLLGKEIVNTFIQFGQKFYGEKIRINVSSTLSQDAIHKLLGYQLGFYSESGNQTGKLQTRIDRGVESLMKLVQNFFIDILPLFANAVVALVIMFTANVYVGLVALFILPIYFWISYRQADKLNGTRRALRSLREQKSQGLVNLIDSAVVIKSFVREDYEEEKQNQLQQNLQEAQLQTRKTNFLYDGLKTFVEQVGVVLIIILTAYLVLDRQISIGAIMFHILLFNNVSAPIRQLHRIYDEMNEALTYSEGFFDILDADDAKEATGPIQPDQVRGTFEICNVDFTYPSGTQALYDVCLTIEEGKTTALVGLSGAGKSTIINLLCKFYEPDRGKMLLDGRPLADYDTHALRQRIGLVLQKNHIFKGTIEENIRYGNMHATFEEVVEAGKQAYLHQQIMELPKQYQSDAQQLSGGQQQRIAIARLFLKNPPIIFLDEPTASLDAIATEQIKNSLDAIKQGRTVVIISHSLAQIVDSDCIYVMKQGRMVESGTHDELYDMKGTYREIFDASARSLNIEKIARVMADDGDEVMDTAG; encoded by the coding sequence ATGAGTCTTTGGGAAATCATTCGCCGACTTTACCCTTACGTTCTTCCTTATAAGCGATTAGTACTCAGCACGTTGCTTCTGACGCTGGTGGGCTCGCTGGCGGCGCAGGTCAACCCGTTTGTGTTGCGCTACACCGTGGACACGGTGCAAGGCCTACTCGATGCCCACAAAGGGCTCGCACAAGGTCTTGATTTACTGATAGTTGTGAGCGCACTGCTGCTGGGCAAGGAAATCGTGAACACGTTTATCCAGTTCGGGCAGAAGTTTTATGGCGAGAAAATTCGCATCAACGTGTCGAGCACGCTCTCGCAGGACGCGATTCATAAGCTGCTGGGCTATCAGTTAGGGTTTTACTCCGAAAGCGGCAACCAGACCGGCAAGCTCCAAACCCGCATCGACCGCGGCGTTGAAAGCCTGATGAAGCTGGTGCAGAACTTCTTCATCGACATTCTGCCGCTGTTTGCCAATGCCGTGGTAGCCTTGGTTATCATGTTCACGGCCAACGTGTACGTGGGGCTGGTGGCGCTATTTATTCTGCCGATCTATTTCTGGATCAGCTACCGACAGGCCGATAAGCTCAACGGCACGCGCCGGGCCTTGCGCAGCCTGCGTGAGCAGAAAAGCCAGGGCTTAGTCAACCTCATCGATTCGGCAGTGGTCATTAAAAGCTTCGTGCGCGAAGACTACGAGGAGGAAAAGCAGAACCAACTGCAACAAAACCTGCAGGAAGCTCAGCTTCAGACGCGCAAAACCAACTTTCTCTACGACGGCCTCAAAACCTTTGTGGAGCAGGTCGGTGTGGTGCTTATCATCATCCTGACGGCCTATCTGGTCCTCGACCGGCAGATTTCGATCGGGGCCATTATGTTCCATATTCTGCTGTTTAACAACGTATCGGCGCCCATCCGGCAGTTGCACCGCATCTACGACGAGATGAACGAAGCCCTTACCTATTCGGAAGGCTTTTTCGACATTCTCGACGCCGACGACGCCAAAGAAGCAACCGGCCCCATCCAGCCCGATCAGGTACGCGGCACGTTTGAGATCTGCAACGTCGATTTCACCTATCCCAGTGGCACACAGGCCCTTTATGATGTATGCCTGACCATAGAAGAAGGCAAAACCACGGCGCTGGTGGGCCTGAGCGGCGCGGGCAAAAGCACCATCATCAATCTGCTCTGCAAGTTCTACGAGCCCGACCGCGGCAAAATGCTGCTCGACGGCCGCCCACTCGCCGACTACGACACGCACGCCCTGCGCCAGCGCATCGGGCTGGTGCTCCAGAAAAACCACATTTTCAAAGGCACCATCGAAGAAAACATTCGCTACGGCAACATGCACGCGACGTTTGAGGAAGTGGTCGAAGCCGGCAAACAAGCCTATCTGCACCAGCAGATCATGGAACTACCGAAACAGTATCAGTCAGATGCTCAGCAGCTTAGCGGTGGTCAGCAGCAGCGCATCGCCATTGCGCGGCTGTTCCTGAAAAACCCGCCCATCATCTTTCTTGATGAGCCCACCGCTTCCCTCGACGCCATTGCGACGGAGCAAATCAAAAACAGCCTCGACGCCATCAAGCAGGGCCGCACGGTGGTCATCATCTCCCACAGCCTTGCCCAAATCGTGGACTCCGACTGCATCTACGTTATGAAGCAGGGCCGCATGGTGGAAAGCGGCACCCACGACGAGCTCTACGACATGAAAGGCACCTACCGTGAGATTTTTGACGCCTCTGCCCGCAGCCTGAATATTGAGAAAATTGCGCGCGTGATGGCCGACGATGGCGATGAGGTAATGGATACGGCGGGGTAA
- a CDS encoding DUF4468 domain-containing protein, which produces MKVLLILWLVLLGSAASAQQVPYTFSILPLDNATHKVVYTAVVPVAGASKDQLFSRAQEWSAQQVRDYKATELRNNQEVGVVRTRITRKKGQEAYTYAVSVSVKDGFYKYLITNILYTEPDYLRAGKYSTGPTTTSIEKIVYTRPSKYRDQKLTEVDAHAKKIINDLIKNMLHKPTDDLATQW; this is translated from the coding sequence ATGAAAGTTTTACTTATTCTCTGGCTTGTCCTGCTCGGCAGTGCGGCCAGCGCTCAGCAGGTGCCTTATACTTTCTCGATTTTACCCCTCGACAACGCCACACATAAAGTAGTATACACGGCGGTAGTGCCCGTAGCCGGTGCGTCGAAAGACCAATTGTTCTCGCGGGCGCAGGAATGGTCGGCGCAGCAGGTGCGCGATTATAAGGCCACGGAACTTCGGAACAATCAGGAAGTGGGCGTCGTCCGGACGCGGATTACGCGCAAAAAAGGGCAGGAAGCTTATACGTATGCAGTATCAGTTTCGGTGAAAGACGGATTTTATAAGTACTTGATTACCAATATATTATATACAGAACCCGATTATCTCCGTGCGGGCAAATACAGCACTGGCCCTACTACCACCAGCATCGAAAAGATTGTGTACACCCGGCCTAGCAAGTACCGCGACCAGAAGCTGACCGAAGTAGATGCACACGCAAAAAAAATTATCAACGACCTGATTAAGAACATGTTGCACAAGCCCACCGACGACTTGGCAACCCAATGGTAA
- a CDS encoding winged helix DNA-binding domain-containing protein — protein MNAFDIAQLRLANHQLTAPRFTHPAEVAAWFGAIQAQDYAQAKWALGIRVPGATEETIEQAFADKSVVRTSLLRGTLHVVAAADIRWLLTLVGPRRIAACATLYKKEALDDATFDLCKDLLINSLQGGNQLTREELSSVFGQAGIEATGFRLSHIIQRAAFSQLLCYGTRRGASPTFTLLDEWIAPSRPLSREEALAELAKRYFTSHGPATLPDFAWWSGLTLKEAKQGLELNKSVLVCETLDGETYWLSPATTAPQPPNPDTQILAGFDEYVLGYRNRSICLPEAYTRQVITVNGIFNPTIVQNGRVLGTWARMHKKDSVVVTKKLFGPVSQATDQEIQTAAERYSHFVRKPLVVAENGFAAQGF, from the coding sequence ATGAACGCTTTCGATATTGCCCAACTCCGCCTTGCTAACCATCAGCTTACCGCGCCGCGATTTACTCACCCCGCGGAAGTAGCGGCTTGGTTTGGCGCCATTCAGGCGCAGGACTATGCTCAGGCCAAATGGGCGCTTGGCATTCGGGTACCGGGAGCTACTGAAGAGACTATTGAGCAGGCATTTGCCGATAAATCCGTCGTTCGTACCTCGTTGCTGCGAGGCACGCTGCATGTAGTGGCGGCGGCCGATATTCGTTGGCTGCTCACCTTAGTGGGGCCGCGCAGAATTGCCGCCTGCGCAACATTGTATAAGAAGGAGGCGCTTGACGACGCCACCTTTGATCTTTGTAAAGATTTGTTAATCAACTCATTGCAAGGAGGCAATCAACTAACCCGCGAGGAATTATCCAGCGTGTTTGGGCAAGCGGGCATTGAGGCCACCGGCTTTCGTTTGTCGCACATCATCCAGAGAGCAGCTTTCTCACAGCTGCTTTGCTACGGCACTCGGCGAGGCGCCAGCCCGACTTTCACCTTACTGGATGAGTGGATTGCCCCGTCCCGGCCCCTGAGTCGGGAAGAGGCACTGGCGGAGTTGGCCAAACGGTATTTTACCAGCCACGGCCCGGCCACGCTGCCAGATTTTGCTTGGTGGTCGGGTCTGACGCTCAAGGAGGCCAAGCAAGGCCTGGAGCTGAACAAGTCCGTTTTGGTCTGCGAAACCCTGGATGGAGAAACTTATTGGCTTTCACCCGCTACTACTGCACCGCAGCCCCCAAATCCCGACACGCAAATACTGGCCGGCTTCGACGAGTATGTGTTGGGCTACCGCAACAGAAGCATCTGTCTGCCTGAAGCTTACACAAGACAAGTGATTACGGTAAACGGCATTTTCAATCCGACCATTGTGCAGAACGGGCGGGTGCTCGGCACGTGGGCACGAATGCACAAAAAAGACAGCGTGGTGGTCACTAAGAAGCTTTTCGGGCCTGTGAGCCAAGCTACCGATCAGGAAATCCAGACTGCTGCCGAGCGCTATAGCCACTTCGTGCGCAAGCCGTTGGTAGTTGCCGAAAACGGTTTTGCAGCCCAAGGCTTCTGA
- a CDS encoding ammonium transporter gives MENTLPSTTKMNYGTLTLLVLFVLSGIAAFVPMPHPSAAAPTDLNAADIAWMLTASAFVLLMTPGLSFFYGGMVRPKNLISTMLQSFVALGVISILWYFVGFSLAYGDSWHGLIGNPLTFLMLRNVGTAPSPALSPTIPLILFFAFQLKFAIITPALITGSFAERVRFKGYLAFIVLFCLFIYCPLAHWTWHPDGFLRKWGVLDFAGGTVVHISAGVAALAGALVLGPRKAHHGTSFSTPNVPFVLLGTGLLWFGWFGFNAGSALGANETAALSFVNTNLASAAALLTWMLIEVARGGKPTAMGACIGAVVGLVAITPAAGYVDYGQSILIGMVGAGVSFMGVHWKNSRTRIDDTLDVFPCHGLGGIVGMILTGVFAAKVGLVHGTTTVFSYHLLGLVIVIAYTFGVSWVLLKLTDMLFGLRVKDADEELGLDLSQHEESTYHVDEEFEKTYRKELVS, from the coding sequence ATGGAAAACACGCTTCCTTCCACCACCAAAATGAATTACGGCACGCTCACGCTGCTCGTGTTATTCGTGCTGAGCGGCATTGCGGCTTTTGTGCCCATGCCGCATCCGTCGGCGGCCGCGCCCACCGACCTCAACGCCGCCGACATCGCCTGGATGCTAACCGCTTCGGCTTTCGTGCTGCTCATGACGCCGGGTCTGTCGTTTTTCTACGGCGGCATGGTGCGGCCTAAGAACCTGATATCCACGATGTTGCAAAGCTTTGTAGCACTGGGAGTTATCTCCATTCTGTGGTACTTCGTGGGCTTCTCGCTGGCCTATGGCGACTCGTGGCACGGCCTCATCGGCAACCCTCTGACATTCCTGATGCTGCGCAACGTTGGCACCGCGCCTAGCCCGGCTTTGTCGCCCACGATCCCGCTGATTTTGTTTTTCGCGTTTCAGCTCAAGTTCGCCATCATCACGCCGGCGCTGATCACCGGCTCGTTCGCCGAACGCGTGCGCTTCAAAGGCTATCTGGCGTTTATCGTCCTGTTTTGCCTATTTATCTACTGCCCGCTGGCGCACTGGACGTGGCACCCTGATGGCTTTTTGCGCAAGTGGGGCGTGCTCGACTTTGCCGGTGGCACTGTGGTGCACATCTCGGCGGGCGTGGCAGCGCTGGCTGGGGCACTGGTACTAGGGCCCCGCAAAGCACACCACGGCACCTCTTTCTCGACGCCGAACGTGCCGTTTGTGCTGCTAGGCACGGGCCTGCTGTGGTTCGGCTGGTTTGGCTTCAACGCCGGCTCAGCGCTCGGCGCCAACGAAACGGCGGCACTGTCCTTCGTCAACACCAACTTGGCTTCTGCTGCCGCGCTGCTGACCTGGATGCTGATTGAAGTAGCCCGCGGCGGCAAGCCGACGGCCATGGGTGCCTGCATCGGGGCCGTGGTAGGCTTGGTCGCCATCACGCCGGCCGCCGGCTACGTCGATTATGGCCAAAGCATCCTGATAGGGATGGTGGGCGCTGGTGTCAGCTTTATGGGTGTGCACTGGAAAAACAGCCGTACGCGCATCGACGACACGCTGGACGTGTTTCCGTGCCACGGCTTGGGCGGCATCGTAGGCATGATCCTGACGGGCGTATTTGCGGCGAAAGTAGGTTTGGTGCATGGCACCACCACCGTGTTCAGCTACCATCTGCTGGGTCTCGTGATCGTGATTGCCTATACGTTTGGCGTTTCCTGGGTGCTGCTTAAGCTCACCGACATGCTGTTTGGCCTGCGGGTAAAAGACGCTGACGAAGAACTGGGCCTCGACCTGAGCCAGCACGAAGAATCGACCTATCACGTCGACGAAGAATTTGAGAAAACTTATCGCAAAGAGCTGGTTTCGTAG
- a CDS encoding metallophosphoesterase produces METYVLGDIHGAYRALEQVLERSPFRPGIDRLIHLGDVADGWPETPECVERLLSIPRSIWLQGNHDWWAAEWMATQLPLPDINKIWYLQGGKATYEAYQRVPKSRLQHHFRNFFGKQLPYFEDNLGNLYVHAGYDPELPIAAQDPYDLIWTRSLWRYRKPATGYKECFIGHTPTWPAHLVPCHHENVWNLDQGAAYSGRLSMMNVRTKEFVQSDVVKELYPGVKGR; encoded by the coding sequence ATGGAAACCTATGTGCTAGGCGACATTCACGGGGCTTACCGCGCTTTGGAGCAAGTCTTGGAGCGCAGTCCCTTCCGACCGGGCATCGACCGCCTGATTCACCTGGGCGACGTGGCCGATGGCTGGCCCGAAACACCGGAATGCGTGGAGCGGCTGTTGTCCATTCCCAGAAGCATCTGGCTGCAAGGCAACCACGACTGGTGGGCTGCCGAGTGGATGGCTACCCAATTGCCGCTTCCGGACATAAATAAGATTTGGTACTTGCAGGGCGGTAAAGCCACCTACGAGGCCTACCAGCGAGTGCCCAAAAGCCGCCTCCAGCACCATTTCCGAAATTTCTTCGGTAAGCAGCTTCCTTATTTCGAAGACAACCTAGGCAACCTGTACGTGCACGCCGGGTATGACCCCGAGCTGCCCATCGCAGCGCAAGACCCGTACGACCTGATCTGGACGCGGAGCTTATGGCGCTATCGGAAGCCGGCCACAGGCTACAAGGAGTGCTTTATTGGCCACACGCCCACTTGGCCCGCCCACCTGGTGCCCTGCCACCACGAAAACGTCTGGAATCTGGATCAGGGCGCGGCGTACAGCGGCCGCTTGAGCATGATGAATGTGCGCACCAAAGAATTTGTGCAGAGCGACGTGGTGAAGGAACTGTATCCCGGCGTGAAAGGCAGATAA
- a CDS encoding alpha/beta fold hydrolase: MKRHLLFFSLLLLCQWAVAQTVPYGNNPAAGKYATVRGVKLYYEAYGTGPPLLLLHGNGGSSKDFQKTIPYFAKRYHVLALDSRAHGKSVDRADSLSFEMMADDCAALLTQLRLDSAYVLGWSDGGITALLLALRHPEKVKKLAATGANLWPDSTALMPELWQQMKRGYQEGKSQTFTDPARKNDWKVFLLDWNQPHVPLSALGRIKAPAFIIAGDRDVIRPEHTVAIYQNLPRAWLWIVPNSGHATLREHAAAFNSKVDEFFRARSILAPAR, from the coding sequence ATGAAACGCCACTTGCTGTTCTTTTCGCTTTTGCTGCTTTGCCAATGGGCTGTGGCTCAGACAGTACCCTATGGCAACAACCCCGCCGCCGGCAAGTACGCTACCGTGCGCGGCGTGAAGCTCTACTACGAAGCGTATGGCACCGGCCCGCCCCTGCTGCTTTTGCACGGCAATGGCGGCAGCAGCAAGGACTTTCAGAAAACCATTCCCTACTTCGCCAAGCGCTACCATGTCTTGGCCCTCGACAGCCGGGCCCACGGCAAATCCGTGGATCGCGCCGATTCCTTGAGCTTCGAGATGATGGCCGACGATTGTGCCGCGTTGCTCACCCAATTGCGCCTCGATTCGGCCTATGTGCTGGGCTGGAGCGACGGCGGCATCACGGCGTTGCTGCTGGCCTTGCGCCACCCCGAGAAGGTGAAAAAGTTGGCCGCCACCGGCGCCAACCTCTGGCCTGATTCCACGGCGCTCATGCCGGAACTGTGGCAGCAAATGAAGCGCGGCTACCAGGAAGGCAAAAGCCAAACCTTCACCGACCCCGCCCGCAAAAACGACTGGAAGGTATTTCTGCTCGACTGGAACCAGCCGCACGTGCCGCTGTCGGCGCTGGGCCGCATCAAGGCGCCCGCTTTCATCATTGCCGGCGATCGCGACGTAATTCGGCCCGAACACACAGTAGCCATTTACCAAAATCTACCCCGCGCCTGGCTCTGGATTGTGCCCAACAGCGGCCATGCCACGCTACGGGAGCACGCCGCTGCGTTTAACAGCAAGGTGGACGAGTTTTTCAGAGCCCGATCTATCTTGGCGCCCGCGCGGTAA
- a CDS encoding DUF4272 domain-containing protein, with the protein MLRISSLLLATGLFSCSSHSNAKASSEDKIPVENIVPTKDQKDRRIQSEAYCKAHGIPVYTNPNSLFVDSEAEASFRTKDEVVDRALALCYIGLKSEGLEQRYLAKMDADFHISSKLTPTEQGYARAKRPTEQQKTDAGWRYESLHVMLWALSFVDTLSYPDRMCNVASDVKIIHDLSENDFREKAKLRSKKEILDQADLILRLNWACTNARMKQKPNPGNLDQGVVFERHYSFNWLIKYMGQEWDDVTTDT; encoded by the coding sequence ATGCTCAGAATTTCTTCCCTTCTTCTAGCTACTGGCCTTTTCTCTTGCAGTAGTCATAGTAATGCCAAAGCTTCGTCGGAAGATAAAATACCAGTAGAAAACATTGTTCCTACTAAAGATCAGAAAGACAGACGAATACAATCTGAGGCTTATTGTAAAGCTCACGGTATTCCCGTTTACACAAACCCTAATTCACTATTCGTCGATTCAGAGGCAGAGGCATCTTTCCGCACGAAAGATGAAGTAGTTGATAGGGCCTTGGCGCTGTGCTACATCGGCTTAAAAAGCGAAGGGCTTGAGCAGCGGTACCTGGCAAAAATGGATGCGGACTTTCACATCTCTTCCAAGCTGACGCCAACCGAGCAAGGATATGCAAGGGCAAAGCGGCCGACCGAACAGCAGAAAACCGACGCCGGTTGGCGCTACGAAAGCTTACACGTCATGCTGTGGGCGTTAAGCTTTGTCGACACCTTGAGCTATCCCGATCGCATGTGTAATGTGGCCAGTGACGTGAAAATCATTCATGACTTATCTGAGAATGATTTTCGTGAAAAAGCTAAGCTGAGAAGCAAAAAGGAAATTCTCGACCAAGCAGATTTAATACTGAGGCTGAATTGGGCGTGCACCAATGCGAGAATGAAGCAAAAACCCAATCCGGGTAATCTCGACCAAGGGGTGGTATTTGAAAGACATTATTCCTTTAATTGGCTCATCAAGTATATGGGCCAAGAATGGGATGACGTCACGACTGACACCTGA
- a CDS encoding glutamine synthetase III family protein, with translation MSILRFKALELVDHRKPVLVVPATESRSASFGKNVFNTEAMRVSMSGSAFKKLQATIKQGHAIDSDLADAVAAGMKAWALAKGATHYTHWFQPLTGATAEKHDSFFDLDGEGKAIDKFKGSALVQQEPDASSFPNGGIRNTFEARGYTAWDPTSPAFILETAGAKTLCIPTIFVAYTGEALDYKAPLLKSLAVLEKAAVDVCHYFDKDVQRVHTTLGIEQEYFLVDKALYDARPDLVMTGRTLFGHAPSKGQQLEDHYFGSIPSRVHAFMLEFEEEATKLGIPLRTRHNEVAPNQFECAPTFEDANLAVDHNQLLMDLMGKVAERHNFKVLLHEKPFAGINGSGKHNNWAMSTDTGVNLLAPGGRPKENLQFLTFFVNVIKAVHRYGELLRASIASASNDHRLGANEAPPAIMSVFVGSMLDSVLDELERTAKLPLDKGDNIYLKLGIDKIPAILLDNTDRNRTSPFAFTGNKFEFRAVGSSANCSSAMTTLNAIVADQLIDFKATVDGLIEKGKKKEVAIVDVLRDYVISSKNVRFEGNGYSDEWKEEAAKRGLANVPTTPHALDALIREDAAALFERHHILTHVELHARHEILLEDYIKKIQIEGRTMGDLAINHIIPTAIAYQTKLINNVCGLREIGLDGDHTNVTLDTIKAISRYVSTIKTEVDAMVESRKVANKIEDTHERAVAYCETIRDRFDVIRRAVDKLELMVADEDWPLVKYRELLFRH, from the coding sequence ATGTCAATTTTGCGCTTCAAAGCGCTGGAACTGGTCGATCATCGCAAGCCGGTTTTAGTTGTTCCAGCTACCGAAAGCCGGTCCGCCAGCTTCGGCAAAAACGTATTCAACACCGAAGCCATGCGCGTTTCCATGTCTGGCTCGGCATTCAAAAAATTGCAGGCCACCATCAAGCAAGGCCACGCCATCGATTCGGATCTGGCTGATGCCGTGGCAGCGGGCATGAAAGCTTGGGCCCTGGCCAAAGGTGCTACGCACTACACGCACTGGTTCCAGCCGCTGACCGGCGCCACCGCCGAAAAACACGATTCATTCTTCGACCTCGACGGCGAAGGCAAGGCCATCGACAAGTTCAAAGGCTCGGCGCTGGTGCAGCAAGAGCCCGACGCTTCGTCGTTCCCCAACGGCGGTATTCGCAACACCTTCGAGGCCCGCGGCTACACCGCCTGGGACCCCACGTCACCGGCTTTTATTTTAGAGACGGCAGGGGCGAAGACGCTGTGTATTCCCACGATTTTCGTGGCCTACACCGGCGAAGCGCTCGACTACAAAGCGCCGCTGCTCAAGTCGCTGGCTGTGCTTGAAAAAGCGGCCGTCGATGTCTGTCACTACTTCGACAAAGACGTGCAGCGCGTGCACACCACGCTGGGCATCGAGCAGGAGTATTTTCTGGTGGACAAAGCCCTCTACGACGCCCGTCCTGACCTCGTGATGACCGGCCGCACGCTATTTGGACATGCGCCATCGAAGGGTCAACAGCTTGAAGATCACTACTTTGGCTCGATACCAAGTAGAGTGCATGCTTTTATGCTCGAATTTGAGGAAGAGGCTACTAAGTTGGGCATCCCGCTGCGCACGCGCCACAACGAAGTGGCGCCCAACCAGTTTGAGTGCGCCCCGACTTTCGAAGACGCGAACTTGGCCGTCGACCACAACCAACTCCTGATGGATTTGATGGGTAAAGTGGCAGAGCGGCACAACTTCAAGGTCTTGCTGCACGAAAAGCCCTTTGCAGGGATCAACGGTTCGGGCAAGCATAACAACTGGGCCATGAGCACCGACACGGGCGTCAACTTGCTCGCGCCCGGCGGTCGGCCGAAGGAAAACCTGCAATTCCTGACCTTTTTTGTGAATGTGATCAAGGCCGTGCACCGCTACGGTGAGCTGTTGCGGGCCAGCATCGCGTCGGCTTCAAACGACCACCGCCTGGGGGCCAACGAAGCGCCGCCGGCCATCATGAGCGTGTTCGTGGGTTCGATGCTGGACTCGGTCCTGGACGAGCTGGAGCGCACGGCCAAGCTGCCCCTGGACAAGGGCGACAACATCTACCTCAAACTGGGCATCGACAAGATCCCGGCCATCCTGCTCGACAACACCGACCGCAACCGCACCTCGCCCTTCGCCTTCACGGGCAACAAGTTCGAGTTCCGCGCCGTGGGCTCCTCGGCCAACTGCTCCTCGGCCATGACCACGCTCAACGCCATCGTCGCCGATCAACTCATCGATTTTAAAGCCACCGTTGACGGCCTGATTGAGAAGGGTAAAAAGAAGGAAGTCGCCATCGTAGACGTACTGCGCGACTACGTGATTTCTTCTAAAAATGTACGCTTCGAAGGCAATGGCTATTCGGATGAATGGAAGGAAGAAGCAGCGAAGCGCGGCCTCGCCAATGTGCCCACCACGCCCCACGCCTTGGACGCGCTCATTCGGGAAGACGCAGCAGCGTTGTTCGAACGCCATCACATCTTGACGCACGTCGAGCTACACGCCCGCCACGAGATTCTGCTGGAAGACTACATCAAAAAAATCCAGATCGAAGGCCGCACGATGGGCGATTTGGCCATCAACCACATCATCCCGACGGCCATTGCCTACCAGACCAAGCTCATTAACAACGTGTGCGGCCTACGCGAGATTGGCCTCGACGGCGACCATACCAACGTAACCCTGGATACCATCAAGGCCATTTCGCGCTACGTGTCCACCATCAAGACGGAAGTAGACGCGATGGTGGAAAGCCGGAAAGTGGCCAACAAGATCGAAGACACGCACGAGCGCGCCGTAGCCTATTGCGAAACCATTCGCGATCGGTTCGACGTCATCCGCCGTGCCGTGGATAAACTGGAATTGATGGTGGCCGATGAAGACTGGCCTTTGGTGAAATACCGCGAATTGCTATTCAGGCACTAA
- a CDS encoding outer membrane beta-barrel protein, with protein MLFCTTVFALCSPFIADPGDSVQVKPFKISGYADVYYRHNFNNPKESPYNNLTSFTNSHNSFELGMISLKAEHSFGKVGLVADVGFGRRAEEFSYNDANTRFAIKQLFITYAPTDKIKITGGSWATHVGYESVDPYLNRNYSMSYMFSYGPFFHTGLKAEFTVSDKTVLMAGIANPTDLKSASHMPKTFIAQVATSTADDKIKAYFNYQGGKQQDSMRVQQGDVVLTFAPSSKISFSYNGTMQYRQERTETGWQNYHSWWGSALYANLDPVPWFGLTLRGEYFNDKKTVLGFGKDIVETTLSANFRKDNLTIIPEVRLDSSGSGAGIFADKSGNSKKSTVSGLLAAVYKF; from the coding sequence ATGCTTTTTTGTACAACAGTTTTTGCGCTGTGCTCACCATTTATTGCCGATCCGGGAGATTCTGTGCAGGTGAAGCCCTTTAAAATTTCCGGCTACGCAGACGTGTACTACCGGCATAATTTTAATAACCCCAAAGAATCTCCTTACAACAACCTGACAAGCTTTACCAACAGCCACAATTCGTTTGAATTAGGCATGATTTCGCTGAAAGCGGAGCATTCTTTTGGCAAAGTAGGCCTGGTGGCTGACGTCGGATTTGGTCGGCGCGCCGAGGAATTTTCTTACAACGACGCCAACACCCGATTTGCGATCAAGCAGCTGTTTATCACCTACGCGCCCACCGACAAAATCAAGATTACGGGCGGCAGCTGGGCCACGCACGTGGGCTACGAGTCGGTGGACCCGTACCTGAATCGGAATTACAGCATGAGCTACATGTTCTCGTATGGGCCTTTTTTCCATACCGGCCTAAAAGCCGAGTTCACGGTGAGCGACAAGACGGTGCTAATGGCCGGCATTGCCAACCCGACGGACCTGAAAAGCGCTAGCCACATGCCCAAAACCTTTATCGCGCAGGTTGCAACCAGCACCGCCGACGATAAAATAAAGGCTTATTTCAACTACCAGGGCGGCAAACAGCAGGATTCGATGCGCGTGCAGCAGGGCGATGTGGTCCTGACGTTTGCACCATCGTCAAAGATTAGCTTCTCCTACAACGGCACGATGCAGTACCGGCAGGAGCGCACCGAAACCGGCTGGCAGAACTACCATTCGTGGTGGGGCTCGGCGCTGTATGCCAACCTCGATCCGGTGCCCTGGTTTGGGCTTACGCTGCGGGGCGAGTATTTCAACGACAAAAAAACGGTGCTCGGTTTCGGGAAGGATATCGTCGAAACCACGCTCTCCGCGAATTTCCGAAAGGACAACCTGACCATTATTCCGGAAGTGCGCCTCGACAGCAGCGGGTCGGGCGCGGGCATCTTCGCGGATAAATCCGGCAACAGTAAAAAATCAACGGTAAGCGGGCTATTGGCGGCGGTCTACAAATTCTGA